A stretch of DNA from Candidatus Micrarchaeum acidiphilum ARMAN-2:
TGCCCCTGACTACACGCTTTACCAGCATGTCCGGCCTTCTAGACCAGTAAGGCGAGTGCTCCGGATTCTCCTTTTCCTGGAGATCAAGCCTTGTCTTGTATTTCTCCTTTATGACCTTCTTGCTGCCGCTTATGACTGCGGACTCTGCATTTACTATATAAACGTCCTTGCCGCTGAGCAGTTCCTTGGCCACTACGCTGGCCAGCCTGCCCAGAATCATGTTTTTTGCGTCAAAAACCCGCTTTTCGGAATCCTTGGACCTTTCAGTTCCGTTTTTAGATTTCATATCAATGCGCCTATATAACAATCTTTATCTTCTTCTGCTTCAGCGCCTCGGAAAACGGCAAT
This window harbors:
- a CDS encoding ribosomal protein L13; protein product: MKSKNGTERSKDSEKRVFDAKNMILGRLASVVAKELLSGKDVYIVNAESAVISGSKKVIKEKYKTRLDLQEKENPEHSPYWSRRPDMLVKRVVRGMLPYRMPRGKEAFRRLKVFMGVPDELKGVKPVDLNIKDPKSIYSGYITVAELSKLLGYDRFEKY